One Petrotoga miotherma DSM 10691 DNA segment encodes these proteins:
- a CDS encoding NAD(P)/FAD-dependent oxidoreductase, with protein MLITVIGGGAAGLMAATVAAWNGAKVRIIERKGKLAKKLLASSNGRGNFSNLDTKETHYYSNNLPFVKKVLDIFGVVQTLSVFEGLGIMVKEKGTKLFPYTEKSKDIVTNFIYELEKHNVEVVLNFQVNQIIKDREKFLIKGQHRVFQSDKVIVATGGNSSPQYGSNGIIFPTLQDLGHSIVELRPGLVPLKVRPHIDKDVAGSKLEGNIFLIDQNGEIVSKIYTGEILFKEDDVLSGIPILELSNYVHEYLEQNTPLFLKIVPFPQYSHRSLVDFLVKKIRSKPERPIKLLLVSIIEERLIPYFLPKIGFENLEAPVNSLDDKDIEMLADNLKDWNFEVVGTTSWKDSQVSLGGINTTEIDPYTLESTIIPDLFFAGEIMDVAGESGGYNLQWSWSTGYLAGNSASSE; from the coding sequence ATGTTGATTACCGTGATCGGTGGAGGAGCTGCTGGATTAATGGCTGCAACAGTTGCAGCATGGAACGGTGCAAAAGTAAGAATAATTGAAAGAAAAGGCAAATTAGCTAAAAAACTCTTGGCAAGCAGCAACGGAAGAGGGAACTTCTCGAATTTGGATACGAAAGAAACTCATTACTACAGCAACAATTTGCCTTTTGTGAAAAAAGTACTTGATATTTTTGGTGTTGTACAAACGCTTAGTGTTTTTGAAGGATTAGGAATAATGGTAAAAGAAAAGGGTACAAAACTTTTTCCTTACACAGAAAAATCAAAAGATATCGTTACTAATTTTATCTATGAATTAGAAAAGCACAATGTTGAAGTTGTACTTAACTTCCAAGTCAACCAAATAATTAAAGATAGAGAAAAATTTCTCATAAAAGGCCAACACAGGGTATTTCAATCGGATAAAGTAATAGTGGCAACAGGTGGAAACTCCTCTCCTCAATACGGATCCAACGGTATTATATTTCCTACTCTCCAAGATTTGGGACATTCTATTGTTGAATTACGTCCAGGGTTAGTCCCTTTGAAAGTGAGACCGCATATCGATAAAGATGTGGCAGGTTCCAAGTTAGAAGGAAATATATTCCTAATAGATCAAAACGGTGAAATTGTTTCTAAAATTTATACTGGTGAAATACTTTTCAAAGAAGATGACGTCCTTTCTGGTATACCAATATTAGAACTCAGTAATTATGTTCATGAGTATCTAGAACAAAACACTCCTCTTTTTCTAAAAATTGTACCCTTTCCTCAATATTCACACCGAAGTTTAGTGGATTTTTTAGTCAAGAAGATTAGATCAAAGCCCGAAAGACCTATAAAACTGCTACTGGTAAGTATTATCGAGGAACGATTGATTCCATATTTTTTACCAAAGATAGGATTTGAAAATTTGGAAGCACCTGTTAACAGTTTGGATGATAAAGATATAGAAATGCTGGCCGATAACTTAAAAGACTGGAATTTCGAAGTTGTAGGTACAACAAGTTGGAAAGATTCTCAGGTTTCTTTAGGTGGAATTAATACAACTGAAATAGACCCTTATACTTTAGAGTCTACAATTATACCTGATTTATTTTTTGCAGGTGAGATTATGGATGTAGCTGGAGAAAGTGGCGGATACAATTTGCAATGGTCCTGGTCTACTGGATACTTAGCAGGAAATTCCGCTTCTTCTGAATAA
- a CDS encoding methyl-accepting chemotaxis protein, with translation MSGKENYTDTIKGLAKSVYHENLLVSFIEKLQEVLGERFKEVNDSTNMVGETLVKLIESIENTSNVIEKTVETGEEEKKRISVNNEEIISKLKKFGKDFDEVGKDVEKSLESVSHLMDNFQEIEELTNVIKNVAKQTNILSINASIEAARAKEAGRGFAVVAEEIKKLSSETNIASSKISERIVNLSNQVLEVKEIINKLEAIFATITDSIESALVTLNGNLSFMDELTQNLVSGKEELKENTNNLLASRENIEELVDNIHTLGKVLETVLQMQNKLKEIEI, from the coding sequence ATGAGTGGAAAGGAGAATTATACTGATACCATAAAAGGCTTAGCAAAAAGTGTGTACCATGAAAATCTTCTTGTTTCTTTCATTGAAAAACTCCAGGAAGTATTGGGAGAGAGGTTTAAGGAAGTTAACGATTCAACTAATATGGTTGGAGAAACCCTTGTTAAACTTATAGAAAGTATAGAAAACACTTCAAATGTAATTGAAAAAACAGTTGAAACTGGAGAAGAAGAGAAAAAAAGGATTTCTGTTAATAATGAAGAAATCATCTCCAAATTGAAAAAATTTGGTAAGGATTTTGATGAAGTAGGAAAAGATGTAGAAAAATCACTAGAAAGTGTATCGCATTTGATGGATAATTTTCAAGAAATAGAAGAATTAACTAACGTTATAAAAAACGTTGCCAAACAAACTAACATACTCTCGATAAACGCCTCAATAGAAGCCGCAAGAGCAAAAGAAGCCGGTAGAGGATTCGCTGTAGTAGCCGAAGAAATTAAAAAACTATCATCAGAAACTAACATCGCATCAAGTAAAATATCTGAAAGAATCGTCAACCTCTCAAATCAGGTACTAGAAGTCAAAGAAATAATCAACAAATTAGAAGCAATATTTGCAACCATAACCGATTCAATTGAATCCGCTCTTGTAACGTTAAATGGGAATTTATCGTTTATGGATGAATTAACGCAAAATTTGGTTTCAGGAAAAGAAGAACTTAAAGAAAACACCAACAACTTGCTGGCATCAAGAGAAAATATAGAAGAACTTGTGGACAATATACATACCTTGGGAAAAGTCTTAGAAACAGTATTGCAAATGCAAAATAAATTGAAAGAAATTGAAATTTAA
- a CDS encoding MBL fold metallo-hydrolase, which translates to MDNENIITLFDNGKHKFIFLGSERKSLEGIPTNQYLIVHNDEGVLLDPGGVHVFPRVLASVVEFIDLGKIKHVFYSHQDPDVSSGITLWDSVLETKFYISKLWERFLPHFGVFEKSRMVLIEDSGGKIKFKDGVELQIIPAHFLHSTGNFNLYDPSSKILFSGDIGVSVFPEGKDTVFVEDFSNHIRYIEGFHKRYMASNKVCKKWVDIVKKLDVEQMVPQHGAIYKKPEYKEFLNWFESLECGTDLIDNIYKVGAK; encoded by the coding sequence ATGGATAACGAAAATATCATAACCCTGTTTGATAATGGGAAACACAAATTCATTTTTTTGGGATCAGAAAGAAAAAGTCTGGAAGGCATTCCAACAAATCAGTATCTAATTGTTCATAACGATGAAGGTGTGTTACTCGATCCAGGAGGAGTACATGTATTCCCAAGAGTTCTTGCAAGCGTTGTTGAATTCATTGACCTGGGTAAAATAAAACATGTGTTCTATTCCCACCAAGATCCCGATGTATCATCAGGAATAACTTTGTGGGACAGCGTTTTAGAAACTAAGTTTTACATATCAAAATTATGGGAGCGGTTTTTACCCCATTTTGGAGTTTTTGAAAAATCAAGAATGGTTTTGATAGAAGATTCTGGAGGAAAGATAAAATTTAAAGATGGTGTTGAATTACAAATAATTCCTGCACATTTTCTACATTCAACGGGAAATTTCAACCTTTACGATCCAAGCTCTAAAATACTCTTTTCAGGGGATATAGGAGTATCTGTTTTCCCCGAAGGGAAAGATACGGTCTTTGTAGAAGACTTCTCAAATCACATTAGATACATAGAAGGATTTCACAAAAGGTATATGGCATCCAACAAAGTTTGCAAAAAGTGGGTTGACATAGTTAAAAAATTGGATGTTGAACAGATGGTGCCACAGCATGGGGCTATATATAAAAAGCCTGAGTATAAAGAATTCCTAAACTGGTTTGAATCTTTAGAGTGTGGGACAGATCTAATAGATAACATCTATAAGGTCGGGGCAAAATGA
- a CDS encoding BMP family lipoprotein: MRKVLVLMMALIMFVNMFGLKVIMVTDAGGLGDKSFNDGTWAGVQMAVEQLPDIEAEILISKEQTDYVPNLTNAAQNGDVVIGVGFMMADVLFNIAMQYPDTFFIGIDIEPSPNQVIPSNLALYTFKEEEGGFLLGYLAASMTKTNKVGFIGGLEIPPVKRYEIGYRSGVEAFNQIKGENVTVITGYVGSFTDSSKTKQIALSHYDHGADIIFTGVTTAAVIDAAKEVGSSFYGLPDNAPLNQIIEEYFEKGRGYFVIGYDMDQDYIAPGYVLTSSRKKVDVAAFEGIRSALYDRNFNSGHHVLGIEDEGMGISPMKYTKGMVPNEVIAELVFLQKLMKDGEVDIPQNEAELGSFDVNSINIPF, from the coding sequence ATGAGAAAAGTTTTGGTTCTGATGATGGCACTTATCATGTTTGTGAACATGTTTGGGCTAAAGGTTATCATGGTCACGGATGCAGGAGGACTAGGAGATAAATCTTTCAACGATGGTACATGGGCTGGTGTTCAAATGGCTGTCGAACAACTCCCTGATATTGAAGCAGAAATCCTCATATCGAAAGAACAAACCGATTACGTTCCAAATCTCACCAATGCTGCACAGAATGGAGATGTGGTAATAGGGGTAGGATTCATGATGGCAGATGTTTTATTCAATATTGCAATGCAGTATCCTGATACATTTTTCATAGGGATAGACATAGAACCATCTCCTAATCAAGTAATTCCTTCTAATTTAGCTCTTTATACTTTTAAAGAAGAAGAAGGTGGATTTTTACTCGGATATTTGGCGGCTTCCATGACAAAAACCAATAAAGTGGGTTTTATTGGCGGGTTAGAAATTCCACCCGTTAAAAGGTATGAAATTGGGTATCGTTCAGGAGTTGAAGCTTTTAATCAAATCAAAGGTGAAAATGTAACGGTTATTACTGGTTACGTTGGTAGCTTTACCGATTCCTCCAAAACCAAACAAATTGCTCTTTCTCATTACGATCATGGAGCGGATATTATTTTCACAGGGGTAACTACCGCAGCTGTTATAGATGCTGCCAAAGAAGTAGGCTCGTCATTTTATGGTCTTCCTGATAATGCTCCTTTAAATCAAATTATAGAAGAATACTTTGAAAAAGGACGAGGGTATTTTGTAATTGGATACGATATGGACCAAGATTATATTGCACCAGGTTATGTTTTAACAAGTTCTAGAAAAAAGGTTGATGTTGCGGCATTTGAAGGAATCAGATCCGCATTATACGATAGAAATTTTAATTCCGGTCATCACGTTCTAGGGATAGAAGATGAAGGTATGGGTATCTCTCCCATGAAATATACGAAAGGAATGGTCCCAAATGAAGTCATTGCAGAATTAGTCTTTTTGCAAAAATTGATGAAGGATGGAGAAGTTGATATTCCCCAAAATGAGGCAGAATTAGGCTCTTTTGATGTAAATAGTATAAATATTCCATTTTAA
- a CDS encoding YraN family protein, translating into MNTKGKVYEDKAVAYFLNRDYQIIARNFSYRHGEIDIIALKNKVLHLIEVKGGKETFGDPAFRVNSKKLKKIMKTGNYFIATHKNLEFDEIQIDVISVTNDGVINYYPAQRL; encoded by the coding sequence TTGAATACAAAAGGAAAAGTGTACGAAGACAAAGCTGTTGCTTACTTTTTGAATAGAGATTATCAAATAATTGCGAGGAATTTTTCTTACAGACACGGTGAAATAGACATTATAGCCTTAAAAAACAAAGTACTACATCTTATAGAAGTAAAAGGTGGGAAAGAAACTTTCGGTGATCCAGCTTTCAGGGTAAATTCTAAAAAACTAAAAAAAATAATGAAAACGGGGAATTACTTCATAGCTACTCATAAAAACCTAGAATTTGATGAAATTCAAATTGATGTAATTTCTGTCACCAACGATGGAGTAATAAATTATTACCCAGCTCAAAGGCTATAA
- the gatC gene encoding Asp-tRNA(Asn)/Glu-tRNA(Gln) amidotransferase subunit GatC — MEINTELIKKLKKLSNIELNPSEEEKIKKDLNDLLEYLKILDEIDVDGVEEMISPVEFSTSVLRKDEVDGFENRKEIINNFPESKDGFLTVPGIHINEEE; from the coding sequence ATGGAAATAAATACCGAATTAATAAAAAAGTTAAAAAAACTATCCAACATAGAACTAAATCCAAGTGAAGAGGAAAAAATAAAAAAAGATCTAAACGATTTATTAGAGTATTTAAAAATATTGGACGAAATAGACGTTGACGGGGTTGAAGAAATGATCTCCCCAGTTGAATTCTCGACTTCCGTTTTAAGAAAAGACGAAGTAGACGGCTTTGAAAACAGAAAAGAAATAATAAACAACTTTCCAGAAAGTAAAGACGGTTTTCTCACTGTACCTGGTATACATATTAACGAGGAAGAATAA